A genomic stretch from Arthrobacter sp. KBS0702 includes:
- a CDS encoding alpha/beta fold hydrolase, translating into MTTTASSPTIILIAGHWLGAWAWDEVLEYLSTEHSRTIAMTLPGLDADDPERAEKTLDDQAAAVLKVMAELGVSEDQPATLVAHSGANAPVSLVLDQHPELVHRVVWVDSGPAAAGSAFAPDMPEELAELPLPSLDALAQQASLEGLSAEVLERFRARAVPEPGPVLRQPVKLTNDARHRVRTTLVCCSIPSAQVLELARAGHPMFAEVAKIERLDVVDLPTGHWPMWSRPRDLAQSIQSAASRT; encoded by the coding sequence ATGACAACTACTGCAAGCAGCCCGACCATCATTCTCATCGCCGGCCACTGGCTGGGCGCGTGGGCGTGGGATGAAGTCCTTGAATACCTGAGCACCGAACATTCCCGTACGATCGCGATGACACTGCCCGGTCTCGACGCGGACGATCCCGAGCGTGCGGAGAAGACGCTCGACGATCAAGCCGCGGCGGTCCTGAAGGTCATGGCTGAACTCGGGGTCTCCGAGGATCAGCCCGCAACTCTCGTCGCCCATAGCGGGGCGAACGCCCCCGTCAGCCTCGTCCTTGACCAACACCCTGAGCTTGTCCATCGAGTGGTGTGGGTCGACTCAGGGCCTGCGGCGGCGGGAAGCGCCTTTGCACCAGACATGCCGGAGGAGTTGGCGGAGCTTCCGCTGCCGTCCCTCGACGCCCTCGCCCAGCAGGCGAGCCTCGAAGGCCTGAGCGCAGAGGTCCTAGAGCGTTTTCGTGCCCGGGCCGTCCCTGAACCCGGCCCCGTGCTTCGTCAGCCCGTCAAGCTCACGAACGACGCCCGCCACAGGGTCCGGACCACCCTGGTGTGCTGCTCCATCCCGAGTGCGCAGGTGCTGGAGCTGGCCCGCGCGGGCCATCCCATGTTTGCCGAAGTCGCGAAGATCGAGCGCCTCGACGTCGTTGACCTTCCGACGGGGCATTGGCCCATGTGGAGCCGTCCCCGCGACCTCGCCCAGTCCATCCAGTCCGCGGCTTCCCGCACCTGA
- a CDS encoding UPF0182 family protein, with protein MSRPSTVPPGRPQQRRGALTPTLIVVALIVVGFIFFANVWTDVLWYQQLGFFEVFLTENLARTAIFLAGFAVMFAAMFFAIRIAYTSRPVYAPDSDVRDNLNRYQAQLEPIRRVVMIGLPVLFGLFAGSAAASQWQKVLLFLNQQPFGQNDPQFNLDISFYLMTLPFLGFVTGFLISVAVVAGIAGILTHYLYGSIRLMERGVFTSRAAQIHLAVAGAAFLLLLGANFWLDRYSAVLNNGGRWAGALYTDVNAVIPTKAILAVAAGLVAVLFIVAAVIGKWRLPIIGTAMLVITSILAGGVYPWVIQQFQVRPSEQTLENEYIKRNIAMTRAAYGLDKIQEKRYEATTNATTGALAPDAQTTANIRLLDPNLISDAFSQLEQYRPYYQFPSTLNVDRYEVNGKIQDTVIAVRELNPGGLATNQQSWLNRHVVYTHGYGVVAAKGNKFTADGKPEFLQSGIPSTGVLGTDTTYQPRIYFGENSPDYSIVGAPDGAAHREQDRPAAKEGDAGTQYTFTGNGGPNVGNFFNKILYAIKFQSSDLLLSDGVNAESQILYDRSPKDRVEKVAPYLTVDGNAYPAVVDGRVKWIVDGYTTSPYFPYSQQEQLSDATRDSQTSAGRTAALPSNSVNYIRNSVKATVDAYDGSVTLYAWDDKDPVLKAWQKVFPTSLKPFSEMSGALMSHVRYPEDLFKVQRELLGRYHVTNADNFFTNNDAWSVPNDPTVKEEGVKQPPFYMSLQMPDQDKPAFQLTSSFIPQVVNGNARNVLYGFLAADSDAGNQKGVKADSYGQLRLLQIPPEANVPGPGQAQNKFNSDPTVSQALNLLRQGASAVLNGNLLTLPVGGGLLYVQPVYLKSTGETSYPTLQRVLVAFGDKIGFAPTLDEALNQLFGGRSGATAGDAANNGQTPPTPAPGTTPPATGGTDAKAELKAALDDANGAIKAGQEALAKGDFAAYGEQQKKLSAALQRAIDAEAKITTTTPAPAPSATPSPSGSASPSATPSPSK; from the coding sequence TTGTCCCGTCCCAGCACCGTCCCACCCGGAAGGCCACAGCAGCGGCGAGGCGCCCTGACGCCCACCCTGATTGTTGTCGCACTCATCGTGGTCGGCTTCATCTTCTTCGCCAATGTCTGGACGGACGTCCTCTGGTACCAGCAGTTGGGCTTCTTCGAAGTCTTCCTGACGGAGAACCTCGCGCGGACCGCCATCTTCCTGGCCGGCTTCGCCGTCATGTTCGCCGCGATGTTCTTCGCGATCCGGATCGCATACACGTCCCGTCCGGTCTACGCGCCCGACTCGGACGTCCGGGACAACCTCAACCGCTACCAGGCCCAGCTTGAGCCGATCCGTCGTGTGGTCATGATCGGCCTGCCGGTGCTGTTCGGCCTCTTTGCCGGCAGCGCGGCCGCCAGCCAGTGGCAGAAGGTGCTTTTGTTCCTGAACCAGCAGCCCTTCGGCCAGAACGACCCGCAGTTCAACCTGGACATCAGCTTCTACCTCATGACGCTGCCGTTCCTGGGCTTCGTCACGGGCTTCCTGATCAGCGTCGCCGTCGTGGCCGGCATCGCCGGGATCCTGACGCATTATCTTTACGGCAGCATCCGGCTGATGGAGCGCGGCGTCTTTACCAGCCGCGCCGCCCAGATCCACCTGGCGGTCGCCGGCGCCGCATTCCTGCTGCTGCTCGGCGCCAACTTCTGGCTGGACCGCTACTCCGCCGTGCTCAACAACGGCGGCCGCTGGGCCGGCGCGCTGTACACCGACGTGAACGCGGTGATCCCCACCAAGGCCATCCTCGCCGTCGCCGCGGGCCTCGTGGCTGTGTTGTTCATTGTGGCTGCCGTGATCGGGAAGTGGCGGCTGCCCATCATCGGCACCGCCATGCTGGTCATCACGTCGATCCTGGCCGGCGGTGTCTACCCCTGGGTGATCCAGCAGTTCCAGGTCCGCCCCTCGGAGCAGACCCTTGAGAACGAATACATCAAGCGGAACATCGCCATGACCCGTGCCGCCTACGGCCTGGATAAGATCCAGGAGAAGCGCTACGAGGCAACCACAAACGCCACCACCGGCGCCCTGGCCCCGGACGCGCAGACCACTGCCAATATCCGGCTGCTGGACCCGAACCTGATCTCGGACGCGTTCTCGCAGCTGGAGCAGTACCGGCCGTACTACCAGTTCCCGAGCACCCTGAATGTGGACCGTTACGAGGTGAACGGCAAGATCCAGGACACCGTGATCGCGGTGCGCGAGCTGAACCCGGGCGGACTCGCCACCAACCAGCAGTCCTGGCTGAACCGGCACGTGGTCTACACCCACGGCTACGGTGTGGTCGCGGCGAAGGGCAACAAGTTCACCGCGGACGGCAAGCCCGAATTCCTGCAGTCCGGCATCCCGTCCACCGGCGTGCTGGGGACCGACACCACCTACCAGCCACGGATCTACTTCGGCGAAAACTCGCCGGACTACTCGATTGTCGGCGCCCCGGACGGCGCCGCGCACCGCGAGCAGGACCGCCCGGCGGCCAAGGAAGGCGACGCCGGCACGCAGTACACCTTCACCGGGAACGGCGGCCCGAACGTCGGGAACTTCTTCAACAAGATCCTCTACGCGATCAAGTTCCAGTCCTCGGACCTGCTGCTCTCCGACGGCGTCAACGCCGAATCGCAGATCCTTTACGACCGGAGCCCCAAGGACCGCGTCGAGAAGGTTGCGCCGTACCTGACCGTGGATGGCAACGCCTACCCCGCCGTCGTCGACGGCAGGGTGAAGTGGATCGTGGACGGCTACACCACGAGCCCGTATTTCCCGTACTCGCAGCAGGAGCAGCTCTCCGACGCCACGAGGGATTCGCAGACCTCGGCGGGCCGCACCGCCGCGTTGCCGAGCAACTCCGTCAACTACATCCGCAACTCGGTCAAGGCCACGGTAGACGCCTACGACGGTTCCGTAACGCTCTACGCCTGGGATGACAAGGATCCGGTCCTGAAAGCCTGGCAGAAGGTGTTCCCGACGTCGCTGAAGCCTTTCTCCGAGATGTCCGGGGCCCTGATGAGCCATGTCCGGTACCCGGAGGACCTGTTCAAGGTCCAGCGTGAACTCCTCGGCCGCTACCACGTGACCAACGCGGACAACTTCTTCACCAACAACGACGCCTGGAGCGTGCCGAACGACCCGACCGTCAAGGAAGAGGGGGTCAAGCAGCCGCCGTTCTACATGTCGCTGCAGATGCCCGACCAGGACAAGCCGGCCTTCCAGCTGACCTCCTCGTTCATCCCGCAGGTGGTCAACGGCAATGCGCGCAACGTCCTCTACGGATTCCTGGCCGCGGACTCGGACGCAGGCAACCAGAAGGGCGTGAAAGCTGACAGCTACGGCCAGTTGCGGCTGCTGCAGATCCCGCCGGAGGCCAACGTCCCCGGCCCCGGCCAGGCGCAGAACAAGTTCAACTCCGATCCCACGGTGTCCCAGGCCCTGAACCTGCTGCGGCAGGGTGCCTCGGCGGTGCTCAACGGCAACCTGCTGACGCTGCCGGTGGGCGGCGGCCTGCTCTACGTCCAACCGGTCTACTTGAAGTCGACCGGCGAGACCTCGTACCCGACGCTGCAACGCGTGCTGGTCGCCTTCGGTGACAAGATCGGCTTCGCGCCGACACTGGACGAGGCGCTGAACCAGCTGTTCGGCGGCCGGTCCGGTGCCACCGCCGGCGACGCGGCCAACAACGGCCAGACGCCCCCCACCCCTGCGCCGGGGACCACCCCGCCCGCCACCGGCGGCACCGACGCCAAGGCGGAGCTGAAGGCCGCCCTGGACGACGCCAACGGAGCGATCAAGGCCGGTCAGGAGGCCTTGGCCAAGGGCGACTTCGCCGCCTATGGCGAGCAGCAGAAGAAGCTCTCCGCGGCCCTGCAGCGGGCCATCGACGCCGAGGCCAAGATCACCACCACGACGCCGGCGCCGGCCCCCTCGGCCACACCGTCACCGAGCGGCAGCGCTTCGCCGTCGGCGACGCCGTCGCCGAGCAAGTAG
- a CDS encoding PDZ domain-containing protein gives MTFTQGGQPPGEAAAHDDGSAPHDGGIKARRAGGGGGDRRSSTMLVSGLLALGLGLAAMTLPVPYVVESPGPTFNTLGTDNGKPVITVSGHETFPAKGSLDLTTVYVDGGPNGPVTAFEALNAWLNASKAVYPEELIFPSGVTKEQSQQESAVAMTTSQENAVAAALKELGIPFEQKLQVAGVPDGSASKGKVQEGDVLVSINAKPITALSVVQGELAAGNGKPVTVVVDRNGSQQPLTITPNKSQAGRYLLGVALQYKFKFPFDVKISLDKVGGPSAGMMFALGIVDTVTPGDLTGGKHIAGTGTITPDGAVGAIGGIGQKMVGARAGGATMFLAPAANCDDVVGHVPAGLQVVKVENLAEARRAVELSAADGDTSGLPTCTSN, from the coding sequence TTGACGTTTACCCAGGGCGGTCAGCCCCCCGGCGAAGCCGCGGCCCACGACGACGGATCCGCGCCCCACGACGGCGGCATTAAGGCCCGGCGGGCCGGTGGCGGGGGAGGGGACCGCCGCTCCTCCACCATGCTCGTCTCCGGCCTGCTGGCGCTGGGACTCGGCCTTGCCGCGATGACCCTCCCTGTCCCGTATGTGGTCGAATCGCCCGGCCCGACCTTCAACACGCTCGGCACGGACAACGGCAAGCCGGTCATCACCGTGTCCGGGCACGAGACGTTTCCGGCCAAGGGCAGCCTGGACCTCACCACCGTGTACGTCGACGGCGGCCCTAACGGCCCGGTGACCGCGTTCGAAGCCCTCAACGCTTGGCTCAACGCCTCCAAAGCGGTCTACCCGGAGGAACTGATCTTCCCGAGCGGCGTCACCAAGGAACAATCCCAGCAGGAAAGCGCCGTCGCCATGACGACGTCGCAGGAGAACGCCGTCGCCGCGGCGCTGAAAGAACTCGGCATCCCGTTCGAGCAGAAGCTGCAGGTGGCAGGGGTTCCGGACGGCTCGGCGTCCAAGGGCAAAGTCCAGGAGGGCGACGTCCTGGTCTCGATCAACGCCAAACCGATCACCGCCCTCAGCGTTGTCCAGGGCGAGCTCGCGGCGGGGAACGGCAAGCCGGTCACGGTCGTCGTCGACCGCAACGGCAGCCAGCAACCGCTGACGATCACGCCGAACAAATCCCAGGCCGGGCGCTACCTGCTCGGCGTCGCGCTGCAGTACAAGTTCAAGTTCCCCTTCGACGTCAAGATCTCCCTGGACAAGGTCGGCGGCCCGAGCGCCGGCATGATGTTCGCGCTCGGCATTGTGGACACCGTGACCCCCGGGGACCTGACCGGCGGCAAACACATCGCCGGGACCGGCACCATCACGCCCGACGGCGCCGTGGGGGCCATCGGCGGGATCGGCCAGAAGATGGTCGGGGCCAGGGCGGGCGGCGCGACCATGTTCCTCGCCCCGGCGGCCAACTGCGACGACGTCGTGGGCCACGTTCCCGCGGGACTGCAGGTCGTCAAGGTGGAGAACCTGGCCGAGGCGCGGCGCGCTGTTGAACTGTCCGCGGCCGACGGCGACACATCGGGACTTCCCACCTGCACCAGCAACTAG
- a CDS encoding zinc-dependent metalloprotease yields MTSNPLNPSNGDDEPKDPLAEMLQNLMGGKGMGDIDPAELAKAAGLPDDPNLLAQMFSQVQAMMSASSDGPVNWQLAHENARRVAASGSDPSVTAAQSREVDEALRLAELWLDQVTELPATGLIGRAWSRAEWVEETLGTWKRLTEPVANSIANALSSAMTEQMPEEMKSMMGGASSMLQNMGGAIFGMQLGQAIGALSAEVVSSTDIGVPLADLEMALLPANVAKFGEGLSLPENDIRLFLAVREAAHARLFVQVPWLRGHLLGAIEAYARGIHIDTSKIEELARELDPSNPEGIQEALSQGVFMPQRTPAQDQALEKLETALALVEGWVDELTAAATEKLLPSAAALRETVRRRRATGGPAEHAFSSLVGLELRPRRLREAATLWAQLKEERGVEGRDAIWQHPDLLPTAEDLDDPKGFSERRKLAEASDTEVDDALQKLLSGGFDAAAPDAGPDGADDSGPAADDSGDEPGAGGNGGNPKA; encoded by the coding sequence ATGACCTCTAACCCACTTAATCCGTCCAACGGGGACGACGAACCCAAGGATCCGCTGGCAGAAATGCTGCAGAACCTGATGGGCGGCAAGGGCATGGGGGACATCGATCCGGCGGAGCTCGCCAAGGCCGCCGGACTGCCGGACGACCCGAACCTGCTGGCCCAGATGTTTTCACAGGTCCAGGCCATGATGAGCGCGTCCTCGGACGGGCCCGTGAACTGGCAACTGGCCCATGAGAATGCCCGCCGGGTGGCCGCCAGCGGGTCGGACCCGTCCGTCACCGCCGCTCAGTCCCGTGAGGTCGACGAAGCCCTGCGGCTTGCCGAGCTGTGGCTGGACCAGGTCACCGAACTTCCCGCCACCGGACTGATCGGCCGGGCCTGGTCCCGCGCCGAATGGGTGGAGGAAACGCTCGGCACCTGGAAGCGGCTGACGGAGCCGGTCGCCAACAGCATCGCCAACGCACTGTCTTCCGCCATGACCGAGCAGATGCCCGAGGAAATGAAGTCCATGATGGGCGGCGCCTCCTCGATGCTGCAGAACATGGGCGGGGCTATCTTCGGCATGCAGCTGGGCCAGGCGATCGGTGCCCTCTCCGCCGAAGTGGTCAGCTCCACCGACATCGGCGTGCCCCTTGCCGACCTGGAAATGGCGCTGCTGCCTGCCAACGTGGCGAAGTTCGGCGAGGGCCTCAGCCTGCCGGAGAACGACATCCGACTCTTCCTTGCGGTCCGCGAAGCCGCCCACGCCCGGCTCTTCGTCCAGGTGCCGTGGCTGCGCGGCCACCTGCTCGGCGCGATCGAGGCCTACGCCCGCGGCATCCACATCGACACCTCGAAGATCGAGGAGCTGGCCCGCGAGCTGGATCCGAGCAATCCGGAGGGCATCCAGGAAGCCCTGTCGCAGGGCGTCTTTATGCCGCAGCGGACCCCCGCCCAGGATCAGGCGCTGGAAAAGCTGGAGACGGCACTGGCGCTCGTGGAGGGGTGGGTTGACGAGCTCACAGCCGCCGCCACCGAGAAGCTGCTGCCCTCCGCGGCGGCGCTGCGCGAGACCGTCCGGCGCCGGCGTGCCACCGGCGGCCCGGCGGAGCATGCGTTCTCGTCCCTCGTCGGCCTGGAACTGCGGCCCCGCCGGCTGCGCGAGGCCGCCACGCTGTGGGCCCAGCTCAAGGAAGAACGCGGCGTGGAGGGCCGGGACGCCATCTGGCAGCACCCCGACCTGCTGCCCACGGCGGAGGACCTGGACGACCCGAAGGGCTTCAGCGAACGCCGGAAGCTGGCCGAGGCCAGCGACACCGAGGTCGACGACGCCCTGCAGAAGCTGCTCAGCGGCGGCTTCGACGCGGCTGCTCCGGATGCCGGGCCGGACGGCGCGGACGATTCCGGCCCGGCCGCGGACGATTCCGGCGACGAACCGGGTGCCGGCGGGAACGGCGGCAACCCCAAGGCCTGA
- a CDS encoding M48 family metallopeptidase, with amino-acid sequence MAGAGNRSNTPLTTADGAPVEVRRSARRRRTVAAFWENGTAVVAIPAHFSGAQEREWVHRMLEKLRLQGTRGHKAAGKRRVGSDAGLAAHAAELSAKYLGGRAVPTSVRWVTNQNSRWGSATPSEGTIRLSHKLQPMPQWVIDYVLLHELAHLLVAAHNAAFWRLLAAYPETERAKAFLEGVSFATARGLPAGEGDGGDVEGTADDVDAAGELEGAPR; translated from the coding sequence ATGGCCGGCGCCGGGAATCGCAGCAACACGCCGTTGACCACCGCGGACGGCGCGCCCGTGGAAGTGCGCCGCTCGGCGCGCCGGCGCCGTACCGTGGCCGCCTTCTGGGAAAACGGCACCGCCGTCGTCGCTATCCCCGCGCACTTCAGCGGCGCGCAGGAGCGCGAATGGGTACACCGGATGCTGGAGAAGCTTCGCCTGCAGGGAACCCGCGGCCACAAGGCGGCAGGCAAGCGCCGCGTCGGCAGCGACGCCGGGCTGGCGGCCCACGCGGCGGAGCTCTCGGCCAAGTATCTGGGCGGCCGGGCCGTCCCGACCTCGGTCCGCTGGGTGACGAACCAAAACTCCCGCTGGGGCTCGGCGACGCCCTCGGAGGGGACCATCAGGCTCTCCCACAAGCTGCAGCCGATGCCGCAGTGGGTCATCGACTATGTGCTCCTGCACGAACTGGCGCACCTGCTGGTGGCGGCCCACAATGCGGCGTTCTGGCGGCTGCTGGCGGCCTACCCGGAAACCGAACGTGCCAAGGCTTTCCTGGAAGGCGTGTCCTTTGCCACCGCCCGCGGCCTCCCGGCCGGGGAGGGCGACGGCGGCGACGTCGAGGGCACCGCCGACGACGTCGACGCAGCGGGCGAGCTCGAGGGCGCCCCCCGCTGA
- a CDS encoding ATP-dependent DNA helicase UvrD2, which yields MPAGEPPAPDTRSLEERILGGLDAEQREVASTLNGPMCVLAGAGTGKTRAITHRIAYGVHSGVYSPQRLLAVTFTARAAAEMRSRLRDLGVGSVQARTFHAAALRQLQFFWPQAVGGALPNLLDHKAQMIAEAARRLRLSTDRASIRDLASEIEWAKVSMLTPANYLEKAQGRGTPGGFDLTAVARVFQSYEDVKTDRNVIDFEDVLLITVGILQEDPKVAATVREQYRHFVVDEYQDVSPLQQRLLELWLGGRDDLCVVGDASQTIYSFTGASPKHLLGFKGQYPDATVVKLIRDYRSTPQVVKLANELLAGRRSGGPVADAAWAAPLQLVAQRPAGPVPQFTECSDDEAEAATVAVKVRALLDAGTPASQIAVLFRTNGQSEAYEQALASAGIGYQLRGGERFFARKEVRDAILQLRAATRAVAETAAPEPLGQLVRDIVSSLGYTDAAPHSGGALRERWESLAALVALADELVISRGAEFSLADFVNELQERSLAQHAPTVQGVTLASLHAAKGLEWEAVFLVGLSEGLMPISFADTPEAVDEERRLLYVGITRAKEHLYLSWSTARTPGGRANRKPSRFLDGLRPDSVASSSVRGKGAAPRRKAAAPASCRVCGSMLSSGAERKVGRCSQCPPSYEEQTFDALRQWRKAVALEADVPAFVVFTDATLTAIAEARPESLEELAKLPGVGASKLEKYGETVLAVLVESSTL from the coding sequence ATACCGGCCGGCGAACCGCCCGCACCGGACACCCGGTCCCTCGAGGAACGGATCCTGGGCGGCCTGGACGCCGAACAACGCGAGGTGGCCAGCACCCTGAACGGCCCCATGTGCGTGCTCGCGGGCGCCGGCACCGGCAAGACCCGGGCCATCACGCACCGCATCGCGTATGGGGTGCACTCGGGGGTGTACAGCCCGCAGCGGCTGCTGGCCGTCACCTTCACCGCACGGGCCGCCGCGGAAATGCGCAGCAGGCTCCGCGACCTGGGCGTCGGCAGCGTGCAGGCCCGCACCTTCCACGCAGCTGCGCTGCGCCAGCTCCAGTTCTTCTGGCCCCAGGCCGTCGGCGGCGCACTGCCCAACCTGCTCGACCACAAGGCCCAAATGATCGCCGAGGCCGCACGCCGGCTGCGGCTCAGCACCGACCGGGCCTCCATCCGGGACCTGGCCTCCGAAATCGAGTGGGCCAAGGTGTCCATGCTCACCCCGGCCAACTACCTGGAAAAGGCGCAGGGCCGCGGCACCCCGGGCGGGTTCGACCTGACCGCCGTCGCCCGGGTGTTCCAGTCCTACGAGGACGTCAAGACGGACCGGAACGTCATCGACTTCGAAGACGTGCTGCTGATCACCGTGGGCATCCTGCAGGAGGACCCCAAGGTCGCCGCCACGGTGCGGGAGCAGTACCGGCACTTCGTGGTGGACGAATACCAGGACGTTTCGCCGCTGCAGCAGCGCCTCCTGGAACTGTGGCTGGGCGGCCGCGATGACCTCTGTGTGGTCGGCGACGCCAGCCAGACCATTTACTCCTTCACGGGCGCATCGCCCAAGCACCTGCTCGGCTTCAAGGGCCAGTACCCGGACGCCACCGTGGTCAAGCTGATCCGGGACTACCGTTCCACCCCGCAGGTGGTGAAGCTGGCCAACGAGCTGCTGGCCGGCCGCCGCAGCGGCGGCCCCGTGGCAGACGCCGCCTGGGCCGCGCCGCTGCAGCTGGTGGCGCAGCGGCCCGCCGGACCCGTGCCGCAGTTCACCGAATGCTCCGACGACGAGGCCGAGGCCGCGACCGTCGCGGTCAAGGTCCGGGCGCTGCTCGACGCGGGCACGCCCGCCAGCCAGATCGCCGTCTTGTTCCGCACGAACGGCCAGTCGGAGGCCTACGAACAGGCACTCGCCTCGGCAGGCATCGGCTACCAGCTCCGCGGCGGCGAACGGTTCTTCGCCCGCAAGGAAGTCCGGGACGCGATCCTGCAACTGCGGGCCGCCACCCGGGCGGTCGCCGAAACCGCCGCGCCCGAGCCCCTCGGCCAGCTGGTCCGCGACATCGTGTCCTCCCTCGGCTACACCGACGCGGCGCCGCACAGCGGAGGCGCCCTCCGGGAACGCTGGGAATCCCTCGCCGCCCTGGTGGCCCTCGCCGACGAACTGGTCATCAGCAGGGGAGCGGAGTTCAGCCTCGCGGACTTCGTGAACGAACTGCAGGAACGCTCGCTGGCGCAACACGCCCCGACCGTCCAGGGCGTGACCCTGGCGTCGCTGCACGCGGCCAAGGGCCTGGAATGGGAAGCCGTGTTCCTGGTCGGCCTGAGTGAAGGCCTGATGCCGATCTCCTTTGCGGACACCCCCGAGGCGGTGGATGAGGAACGCCGCCTGCTCTACGTCGGCATCACCCGCGCCAAGGAGCACCTGTACCTGTCCTGGTCCACCGCCAGGACCCCCGGCGGCCGGGCCAACCGCAAACCCTCGCGCTTCCTCGACGGGCTGCGGCCCGACTCGGTGGCCAGCTCCTCCGTCCGCGGCAAGGGCGCCGCGCCGCGCCGCAAGGCGGCAGCGCCGGCGTCGTGCCGGGTCTGCGGCAGCATGCTCTCCTCCGGCGCCGAACGCAAGGTGGGCCGGTGCAGCCAGTGCCCGCCGAGTTACGAGGAACAGACCTTCGACGCGCTGCGGCAGTGGCGGAAGGCGGTGGCCCTGGAGGCCGATGTCCCCGCATTTGTGGTCTTCACCGACGCGACCCTGACCGCGATCGCCGAGGCGCGGCCGGAATCCCTGGAAGAGCTCGCCAAGTTGCCCGGGGTGGGCGCCTCGAAGCTGGAAAAGTACGGCGAGACCGTGCTGGCAGTCCTGGTCGAAAGCTCCACGCTCTGA
- the nudC gene encoding NAD(+) diphosphatase, which produces MARAAIESPPANRLRDTVLPVRPALIDRGSAARLKPDMLADLLRTGGVQAMLLSRRQALVSGEGLVFLDAAGLAARLRGTEYAPEQVIYLGSALPGASAAAGTQYVLFILPEQFEVRAEPFEQHVEGIPAGAQWAGFREVAAQLDPTDTALFIEASAIANWHATHTHCPRCGAATVPEAGGWVRRCPSDNSEHYPRTDPAIIVTVVGPDDRLLLGGGGPQDSRTYSTLAGFVEPGESLEQAVIREIGEEVGVRVTASQYLGSQSWPFPASLMLGFTATTADTEATPDGVEVTRARWFSRAELQEAVLSGEIVISSRLSIARALIEHWYGGVIQDRTDDA; this is translated from the coding sequence GTGGCCCGCGCCGCTATCGAGAGCCCGCCCGCCAACCGGCTGCGGGACACCGTTCTTCCGGTACGCCCCGCGCTGATCGACCGCGGTTCCGCGGCCAGGCTAAAACCGGACATGCTGGCGGACCTGCTGCGTACCGGCGGTGTGCAGGCGATGCTTCTCTCGCGGCGCCAGGCCCTGGTCAGCGGCGAAGGCCTCGTCTTCCTGGACGCAGCCGGCCTCGCCGCGCGGCTCCGGGGAACCGAGTACGCGCCGGAACAAGTGATCTACCTGGGCTCGGCCCTTCCCGGGGCCTCCGCGGCCGCCGGAACCCAGTACGTGCTGTTCATCCTGCCCGAACAGTTCGAGGTCCGGGCCGAGCCTTTCGAGCAGCACGTCGAGGGCATCCCGGCAGGGGCCCAGTGGGCGGGCTTCCGCGAGGTGGCAGCCCAGCTGGACCCCACCGACACCGCCCTGTTCATCGAGGCCAGCGCCATCGCCAACTGGCACGCCACCCACACCCACTGCCCCCGCTGCGGCGCCGCAACCGTGCCCGAAGCCGGCGGCTGGGTCCGGCGCTGCCCCTCGGACAACTCCGAGCACTACCCCCGCACGGACCCGGCCATCATCGTCACCGTCGTCGGCCCGGACGACCGGCTGCTGCTGGGCGGCGGGGGCCCGCAGGATTCGCGGACCTATTCCACCCTGGCCGGCTTCGTCGAGCCCGGCGAATCCCTCGAACAGGCCGTCATCCGCGAAATCGGCGAGGAGGTGGGCGTGCGTGTCACCGCGTCGCAGTACCTCGGCTCCCAGTCCTGGCCCTTCCCGGCCTCGCTTATGCTCGGCTTCACGGCGACGACGGCGGACACCGAGGCCACGCCCGACGGCGTCGAGGTCACCCGGGCACGCTGGTTCAGCCGCGCCGAGCTGCAGGAAGCGGTGCTGAGCGGCGAAATCGTCATCTCCAGCAGGCTCTCGATCGCCCGCGCCCTGATCGAGCACTGGTACGGCGGCGTCATCCAGGACCGCACGGACGACGCATGA